ATAAAACGTGTAATATTTTTCACATGTAAGCACCCCATCCAAAATACATTTGGCAAAGATTATCTACATTTGTTGCTTCTAAAATCAAGTGATTAGTTTGTCCTTCAACACTGAGATTTAGAGCAATGTTCTCTAGTTTTTTCCCGTGATATCGAATCAAACCTTTAAGtcgttgttttatattttttatatgttcCACAgcctaaaattttcaatattatatcTGATATCCTATTTATATTAACTATTGattgaattattaattattatattataatttactttttcatttgttttttcaCCGCCTTCACCGATATGGTTTTTGTTCCAGCTTACGAGTGGATCATACACAAATGGTGTCAATACACTTAGTAATGTACTACTTTGTTGTCGAAGAACCCTCATAGTTATCTCGCAAGCACGCCTAAACGGTCCCTCAATTTTTAATGGTCCCATAGCATCTACCATATTATGTGTTAAACGAAATGGTATACGCTCCGGCCACTCAAACAATTCTCCCTGATAATTGTAATGTAGTTAGCAGCAGTAGTAGTAaatgttaaaatatttattgtatatgcatTGTTTAATCATGTTTCGTTTTATTAgatataacaataaataaaaataaaaaatttgaatgtATCGTAGCTTAAATTTATAAGTAAACTTTTTACATACCCTAttgaataaacaattaaaatctACGTGCACACAATCTCCACATTTAGAATCAAATAATATATTCTCCCCATGACGGTCTCCAAGTCCAAGAATATATCCTACCATAGACATTACTGCTGCAGTTCTAATATAGGCAGTACGTGCTTCATACCTATTTTTCgtatatttcttatattcttctatttctacataataaaattttattcaatttacaGGAATTAGTGTAAATCATACCATCCATATGGATCGGGAAATGTAAGACGGAAACCAATCTCCGAGTACTGATGGATGCCGTGGAAGAAGTTGTTCTAAAaatacttttcttttcttttctaatGGATCTTTTAATGCTGAAATGAAACATGCAAGTAAAAACTTTGGTGTTatctaaaattcaattttgtaaCACGATATTTCTACTTACTACATAACATGCTTCTAAGTTCTCTATTCGAAATTGCAATGCTTCTTTCTTTATATAAACTTATTATAATGGGCCTAAAGCCAACCAAATTCGGCACCCATTCTACTAAACCACATTCCTCATTAAGCGGTACAACACTCTGTAAATTAAACAATTAATAGTACAAAATGTGATACTGTATTTCATACTGTACACTTACATATGTTCGAATGTACAATCTTCTTTGTCGCGATTCTGGATCAttttgaagatatttattcacaatATCATTAAATTCCATTAACCTAAAGTCTCTTCGTAAATCATCTTTTGGCTTGCACATAAATAGATATTCTTTCCGTCTGAACCTTTTAACGTAATACGTCGTGGTCTCTGAAGAGATGGCATAACAACTACATTATCTTCTATTCCTGATATATGAATccaatttctgaaaattataaaacattcatattttgtatattaaacGCTAATGCTGTAGAAAACAATATTATACATACGAAGAAAATACACTACGATTTTCTAATGACATGCCCTTATATGGTAAATGCAGTTGTCTAAACTTGGTTGTTGGTATCATTATCGAACTAAATTCCTTATTTGCAAGTAAACGGGGAAGGTTCCGTGACAAGAAACTTATTGTAGTGTTCATGACGGCCctattaaaaagttataaatgtatacaaactTACATAAAGTAGCTTTTTTACTTACATCTGGAATTGCCTTATTTGATAGCTCAATTAATCGTTCCCATAATTTATGGAAATCTGTAATAAGTTTTATCATCTCCGGTGTTTTTAAGTTTGATATGACCAGAATTTCTTGACAGCGTTTCTGACGTGCAGGATAAGAGGACTATAaagaatattttgttaacatttttattaatcgttaataatTAAATGACTTACATTAATAACTGATGCCATCATCCATAAACTATGTTGAGGATAGGCATGAATTAGTTTTACCAATATGGTACAGATAGTCTTCTGTACCTCGATAGAGGGATGACATATTCTTGATACGAGTTGGCTAAATGCAGTCAGCCACATGAATATTGGTAACCTTTCTTGATACACTTCTGCATTACGGGAAAAGAATTTTCAGTTACTTTTAAAGTATCATTTCATCTATTGAATACATACCCATGATTTTTGACATTTTTAATAATGCATCCTGTCGAAATTTGTCTTGTTCCTGATTCATAAAATTATTAGATCGCGATGTTGCGCGAGAAGCAAAATCCAACCATATAGTTAACATTCTTGGCATAGATTGATGAATGTATTTGCAGCCGTACTGAAGTGATTTTCCATAGTAATTCATAGTATGTACTTGTAAATCcctaaacatattattaatttcttactTTTCCATTACAGATATCATTTGTTCTGTACTTACCGCCCCATCGAATCTTTTTCTTCATCAGTCATTCTGTCTATAACAGACTCATAATACTGTGCACAAAACAGTAGACTCTTTTCCCATTCTCTCCATACTTCAATAGCTTCtttgtaatttataatgttaGCATCGGTATCTACATTAACTGTTTCGTCATTATATTTTTGCATATAGAAGTTTTGCCTAGAATAAACgaataattttatcaataattaacGTTGTATTATATCTCTTATATATAAACAAACCTTTGCACATTGCTTTCTTTCTTCTAAACATTCTTCCGCTGATAAGCTTTGTAAAACACAGCTGGTTGAAAACAACTGGAAAAACATCGTTTTAGAGTTATAAAAGCATCTTCCTGGCAAcccttttgccaatataattgaGCTTGTTCTATATAAAGTTGTTGTCGAGGACAAGAATCACTAGCTgacaaaatatacatatatgcttGTTGATGCAGTCCACTTCTACAAAAAAAGACATAACTTTAATGGTAAAACAATGGCAATGAACAATTACGAGTAATAGTACATACTTCCTCGCAATCTTGGCACTTTTAAGCCAAATCTTGCCAATCTCTTCCTTGAGTACAGAATTTTCTCTGTTTTCAATCTCTTTCTGTAACTGAACTGCCAAGTCTAACGTTGCCCTACGCATACTAATACAAATTCTACACCACGTGAAGCGCGAATAAGCTGTCCACGTTTCTCCCATTCGTCAAATATCATTGGTACTTGTCCTATATCAGTTAACATTGTAGCAACTGCCTTATCAAATTCATTTAATATATGTAGCCTATTCATCATAATGAAAAACATTAAATacgttttgttttatttcttaGCGACGAATACAAGgtaaattttattaatcttaCTTCTATGATGTAAGAATAACTCTGCTGATAAGCCCCTGGTCGTGAAGCATCTTCCAACAACGACGTTAGACTTCTTTTTAGGGATGATAAATCCGGCTTGATACCCTTCCTAAGGTCTTCAAGTAATACATGCTTAATATTTTTCTGAGAAGTGTCATCCAGCCTAGTAAACTGAGCTAATCTCCAAAATGGCTCATGCTCGATTATTAATGACTCCAATTCCGGTCTGCTGTGTAAAACTCCTTCAGTAATATGTTTCGCCGTGAATGGTTGATCAAGACCAAGATAACATTGAATCATCCCttgtaaatatatatgttttGAGGACTTTTTCTGTGCCAATCTCTCATAACATGTAGATAACATGTAGCAGCATCCTacacattttataaatattttttatacacgTATATTAATCAATCtctaaataaacaaatttcatCATACCTGTAGCTGTCCATTGACTTCATGAGCTAATACTAATTGTTGAACTGTTGGAGTATGATCTTGAGTAGCTAAAATGCCAGATATACCATCCGGTTCATCTAATTGAGCATATATTTTCTAAGgagtaaaaaaaagaagaaaactaaAATAATGACAAGGACTATTTTTAATTCTATGTTGAGTTGAAACTTACAGCGAGTAATCCACCTTCCAATGCTTCTGATAATCCTTTATTAGAAGAAGCCATGTGTTGTTCTAAATACATTAATGCTCTATGGTATTCTCGAAATTGATAACATCCTTCTGCCACAACTAACGCATTCAATGTTTCacagaaatctaaataaaaacgGAAACAATATATATTTAATCGCAATATGTGATTATTAATCGTTCGAATCTAAATGACTTACTTTTCAAAGCGTCATACTTGTAATTACGAACTAATCTTTGTTCCCAAAGCCATCTTTGCAAATGATCTAACACTGAAAATATGATCTAttcgaaaattataacaaaattattaattttaaattattaatatacaatatatttttctttttttttacatacCTGCGCACAACGTGTACGTCTAGTTTCTTCGGAAATTCTAGTATCATCCGCTTTTACACTATGTCCGTGTTTAAGAGGTCTATGACATGACAATTCCGAATCAAGTATAGGTTTTTTTCCTAACATCAATAATTGTTAACATTTCTTCTCGTATTTTTGCATGTTCTTGTTCACTGCCATTTGTTATTATATACGCTGATCaatgaaaaaatatgtatatttaaattataGTTTATGATTCATTCCACTGTAAAactaatattaataacaatgctTACAAACGACATGAGGTAAacaaaatgttaatatttttatatctcgTTTGAGGGCCAATTTACACGCACGTAATACGTTAGTAAGAGTTTCGTCGTGAATATTGCTAAACATATTACAGAGCCAATTATAAGCCCAGTTTTCCACAGAAGACCCAGCTTCAGAACTATTTGAAAAAATAAGTTATCcgagtatataataataataataatataatcaatagtaaattaaaattttggaaaatattttttacgaagTATTTACCCATAAATAGGATGGGAGAACGTTTTATCGTCGCTGATAGTTGCAATCTTATAATGTGAAGTTAAAAAAGGAGtaataatttgtttcatagTTAGAGGTAAATTATTCCATAGATCACTGTTTTTTCCTTGAGGTGAGATATCATATGTCTTTAAAATTTCCTAAAAGCATTTACATTTATAAAGATATAAATTtatctataatataaaaatccTAAGGTCGTATATTACTTACTTGAATAGCAAGTGAAAAACAATCCATACTTTGACTACTTTTTTGTATTTGAAATGCTCGAGCATGTTCGAAAAGAATAGCACAGGCAAATTCTTCATTCATATCAGGTATAATTTACTGTCCACtaaaaatgtaaagaaaatataatataaagaatAAATATACAACGAACCAATAAATAGCGTACCTCTAGAAATAATTCTACGAGGAAGAAGACTTGGTTCAATAGCACCCAATTCTCCTAGGCATTCACCGTATAATAAACGAACAGCTTCATCTTTATGCTGACATCCAATTAATAATGTGTGTAATAACTAAAAAGTTATCCATAATCACTATATGtcgttaatatattttttactttatgtAGAAAACATACATCAACAATTAACGGATGAATATTAGTTTCACTTAAAATCATTTCATTCAGTTGACTACGATTTTCAGCTAaaaatttttgcaaatacaTTAAAGCTCTGACTATAATTTCATCTGTTTCATGTGTAATTCGTTTAAGCCATAACTTTAAATTGGCTTCAAAACCTTTAGGCCTAGAATTTACATAGACGTTAATAAAGCAAATATGTTTAATGTTAAtccatatttatatttccaatttttaatattaaaaaaaggaTAGATATTCTTCCTATACTTAGTTTGTAATATGCGTGCTTTAATTATGCTTGAGATTTCAATGGAAACTTCAATATCATCTATAAAGAACAATTCTGCAATATGATCTGGATTTTCCCTCATTGCATTTAATAACCAAGAATTTTAACATTGCAATTATTTTTTCCCGATGCACATTTAATAATGATATTAATGAAACATATATAGTTGGTAACAATGGGCCAAGTTCTTTGATAGCTATACTAAAACATTAGAACActtcattatttttcatttataaatataatcatttttaatacATACTTATGAACGAATGCATTCCATGCATCACACACAAGTGGTCCAAATCCTGGTCTCTTAAATCCTAATGAAGTTCGTAATGTCGCTAAGATTTTATACCTCAAAGGTGTCAGATATCGCGCACCCATACATCGCATTAACGCAGCTAATGATGCTAATGTAGACTGCTGAGTATGTTCATCTGATTTTAAACCAAGTTTTATATCAAAGTTAACTAATATACCATGTAAACGTAAATCAAATAAGATTCCTGTAAataatacatgtatatatttatttcttttcttcttttttttttttttttttttttcttcttaaaATGAAACTAGTGAAGATACTTACAATTCCTTTTTGCataatgtaatttttttctgaatTATTATCATATTcggatataatttttaataatccaACTATCTTTTCTGGAGACTCATGAAAATTTAACATTAATTCTTCAAATATACCCTATTAATTATATCAGTTAACATTATTAATATCTAATATCGATAATGTAATAAAGATATTTGTATATTAATTACATTACCATAAATGATTGTCTTGTTAAGAGTGATAAATTCATTTGTGTAATTCTCGAAACTAGTCTTAAACATTCCGTAGCTGTCGCAAGAGGCATATTTAGAAATGCATAACTACAAATATactaaacaaacaaacaaacaaacttaAATTAGAGGTTTAATCAGGAAcaaagtaaatatatatatatattttttttttttttgttattatacgtaacaggaaaatattcttttaaCATTTGTCTTTCGTCCATACTAATTAATTCTGCTATATCATGCAAGAGAGTTTTTGCATTTGGCACATCAATGATAAAAGAGAGTAAAAAACAAACTGCATAATGTCCATCTTTCCTAATAACTGACGTGATCCTTCGTAACCAATACATTTTGCAATACGATGTACAGATGTAGCCATATTGTAAGAGtaatgtataaaattataaactgcACACTGCATTAGCAGCTaaaacgaaataatatattCCTTGAAAAAATATAAGTGATGAAATATTACCACTTTTCtagttttaataaaatttatataccttaagaaaatgttttttatatcgaacatataacatttttggcgaaacatttaaaaatttggcAATATCATGATATGCGGTAGTTGCAAACGCTATTGCTGCAGGAGATGATGTTGAGTGTAATATAGATACaaataatatattcaaaatttgtCTTTCAATAATATGCAATGGAATactaaaatttaaaagaaaaggaaaaaattatattatataaacatAATACCAAATAAAATACGTACCATGCACAATTTCTTGCAGTAACAAGTAAAGTATCGTGTAAAGCATGATTTGAATTTGTTAGAGCTTTTGTAAGCGCACATGCTATAGTATTAATAAGTGATTCAGCAAATTCATCCAAACAGTCAggtatatcattttcaatagACATCGTAAATTTCGACacgatatttattttatttagcaATAATCTTTTTATTGCTGTACCAATATTGGAACGAATTATAGAATTTTCGTCTTCTATATATGAAAACCATACTCTTGCTACTTCGTTATCGTTGAAGGACATGATGTGatttgaaaaagaaataatatttttagagatCTCTAAGCGTACTGAAACAAAACTAGAAGATAATAAACTAAAATATGGCTTAAGAAGATGATCATATTCTTCCAAGATGTAAGTGTTAGAATTTATATTGCTTTCAGATATATTGTTACAACATTTGCATTCTAATTTCCATGTTATATTATCTGATTCTCTGTTAACAGAAGTATTTTATCATTTAATTTCATCAATTTAATTGAttaacaatttaaataattataaattatataatacaaaattaccTTATAAAATTTCCACATCCTGACAAATAACAGCTTAGCTTACTCAAAGCAATTACAAGCATTTCATGAACTTCCTGTTTGTTTGAATGTAACGCAGGTTGAAGAATATACtttgaaatattttccaattgtatatctccattttttaaaagtaaTACGCTAttcctatatattttttatatagtttAATATATTTACTTTACTATCTTCAAATCATTAAATGTAAATTACTTACAacactgctgctgctgctattTCAGTTTCGTGATTAATTATACAtgcatttaatatttttagtCTGTTTATTCCAGTACCATATTCACATAAAACTTCAAGGCATTTTATTATTGTAGCAATATCAAGAGATTTAGCAGCTTCTTTTGCATGAGTATTCATTATATTCATAGGAATTTCAACATGTTGTGTAAACGGTAATGTTAATATTTTCTGAATCAACTCTTTATTTGATTCATCGTGCACTATCATGTGTATTAAACATTCAAAAATAATGCTTTTCTGCTGACATTGTGCAGAATTTAAATCTTTCAATAGCATCTTTAAAACATCATCTAACTCatgtgtatacaaatttgtttgtaACTGTAATTCTTTTAACCATGACTGTAAAATACGCGAGGCTCTCAAAATATGCATGGATgttctaaaattttctttttcagatGTAATTATTAATTCCTTTTTCAACAAATTCCACGATTGACATGTATCACTAAGTAAATTGTTTGTACTAATTGTATGCTTAATATCAATAAGAACATAGTGAATGAAAATGATAATAAAATCCTGTAATAAGGTTACGTTAAAATAACTATacttattgttaaatattttaccATATAATTTTAACTCTTACAAACCGGATAATATtcaaaatatgaaattaatttttctgtttCAGAAAAAGTACATATCCTTGGTTTCATAGTAAAGTATTGCAAAATTTTACTACATGCTGCTTTTTTTATGGTTTCTACAGCATTAAGATTGGGATGAGGACCTAGAAATAAATcttcaattaataatttatcaaaAAGAGATggctaaaaatatttatacacaactagcttacattttatttcattaattataaAATCAGTAATTTGAAAGCATAATTCAATGCTATTTGAAGACACCGGCGAAGATTGAACAAACTGAATACATGtccatagaaattgatttaattgatCTTCTGATATTTCGTATAAATTTAACCAGATAGGAAGTGCTTTAATAATCTCAATAGCATAAAGTATTAAATTTTCATGCTccttaaaattgtaaatttcaaGTCATTAACAtacaatttttaacattaataGATTATGTTAcctgtttattcaataatgaaGATTGCATTAATTTTACACAAAGGTCTaatgacaaaaattttacatttggaACAGATGTAATCATTAgtttcaacattttttcataGAGTATTTTATGATTCCAACCAAAAACTCCTGTTTTTTTTATAATCTGAAGAAAAAAGAATACAAAAatcttaaataataataatatcatatacataaataacaattaaattcaAATGTATTACCGTAATTATAGACATTTGTACTAGTGGTATATCACAGTATTTTATTGTTACAGGGAATGCTTGTAAATCCAAATTTTCTATGACATTTCTTTCTGTATGAAATCTAGCTAGTATAATTTTATCTCCTTCTCCAGCTGTTTTATGAAATTCTGATATCTCTGAAATTAATGTATTATTAAGTAATGCACGCATAACATCATTTTAAATACATACCTTGAAGAATGTTCATATATTCATTGCTAATTGTTTCAAACATTGTGATATGATGTCTAGACAAGATTCTAAGCATACAAGCTTGTATGTCTATACTGTTGTTTAAAACttcattatttaaagaatctccAACTAGGTGAAACATAATGCCAAATAACCAAGTGGTAAAtgctataattaaaaatatattatgactTTATTGAGTTCTTATACTaatacgtgtatatatatatatatatatatatacatgataTAATTTCATTAGTATTTATTACTCATTAGTATACCGGTATATTGATATCTTAATGTTTCATTTTGTATTCCATTACTGAAAGGTGGGACCAAAACTGTAGTTAAAGTTGCTGAACCTTTAAGTATAGACTCCAAGAGAGAACAAAGCATTTGTTTAGCAGTGGCATTTTTTAAATcagaaaatattgcaattacaGGACTATTAATGAATTTCCATACCGAATCTGCCACCGTTATGTTActaaaacaattaattttccatttttatttagaacaacaaattttatttgttttaggcatataaataaaataatttacctGTTACTGCTTTGGAGAATAATGGAATTATCATGTACTTCCATGTTACATTATTAACTTTCTCAGAGCGTATGAAATgcgtaaaattaaatattataaatggtAAGCTTTGTTCAAAAATAATTTAGATAGAACTCTACCACGTTATATGAAGTTAAATGTGACTGTGCCTTTTCATTCACGAAGAACATATTCTCAGATCTAAAAGTCTAAGGTTTCGATACAGCGGTAAAATTAACAGCTTTTGAATTAGCGTCTTTTGAATTCTGTTCATGAAGATTTGGCTTTAGTGTTTATGCCAACCAAATTTTAGAACTATATATTTTCACTAATATAttgtttttgttgttaaaaatttttacttaaaaaaaaaaaatacatgtgACAGAGTAATAGCGGTCTGAAATTGTTTCAGCggttttttttttggtgtcTTAGCTAATAAACTTACTAGTGCTTTCGTTATTTAACCTAATATACTTTCGCCAAGTAAATCTTTGTATTAGGTTCTCCAAAAGTATATTAATTATAGTGAGTATAATATTTCATGACCATTAAATTGATATCCTTTATAAAGTAATGTTGCATTTCGTATAACCTTTTAGAGATCAATGTAATTACAAATTCAGATTTATGGTGAAATTGGTTATgaactttgtttaaaataaataatatattaagagaggaataataatatatattattagaaATGAGTGAAAATGTACCAATTAATGATATGCCTGAAAGTAATGGTGGATCAGAACAACCTAGTTACAATGGAGAAACTGAAGAACATACAagtaaatcgaattttttgagTAAATTACTAATGATTCCAACTTCTATATtccaaaaaaatatttctatgtATCATTACTTAATTGCAATAATTTATTTGTCAGACAAATCACCAGGAAGTGGAGAAGATAAAACACCCGATTCAGTGTGTGATAATGGGATTAAAAAGAATAATACAGCTTCTATAGTTGGAAGTAATACTACTAATACAACTAGTAGAgccaaaaaagaaagaaagctcCTAGAGATGCCACAGCTCCAAAACAACCTTTAACTGGTTATTTCAGGTACAGTTTTATACAATTCAAACAATACAA
The genomic region above belongs to Lasioglossum baleicum unplaced genomic scaffold, iyLasBale1 scaffold2412, whole genome shotgun sequence and contains:
- the LOC143221451 gene encoding LOW QUALITY PROTEIN: serine/threonine-protein kinase atr-like (The sequence of the model RefSeq protein was modified relative to this genomic sequence to represent the inferred CDS: inserted 5 bases in 5 codons; deleted 6 bases in 5 codons) — protein: MEVHDNSIILQSSNSNITVADSVWKFINSPVIAIFSDLKNATAKQMLCSLLESILKGSATLTTVLVPPFSNGIQNETLRYQYTAFTTWLFGIMFHLVGDSLNNEVLNNSIDIQACMLRILSRHHITMFETISNEYMNILQEISEFHKTAGEGDKIILARFHTERNVIENLDLQAFPVTIKYCDIPLVQMSIITIIKKTGVFGWNHKILYEKMLKLMITSVPNVKFLSLDLCVKLMQSSLLNKQEHENLILYAIEIIKALPIWLNLYEISEDQLNQFLWTCIQFVQSSPVSSNSIELCFQITDFIINEIKCPHPNLNAVETIKKAACSKILQYFTMKPRICTFSETEKLISYFEYYPDFIIIFIHYVLIDIKHTISTNNLLSDTCQSWNLLKKELIITSEKENFRTSMHILRASRILQSWLKELQLQTNLYTHELDDVLKMLLKDLNSAQCQQKSIIFECLIHMIVHDESNKELIQKILTLPFTQHVEIPMNIMNTHAKEAAKSLDIATIIKCLEVLCEYGTGINRLKILNACIINHETEIAAAAVLNSVLLLKNGDIQLENISKYILQPALHSNKQEVHEMLVIALSKLSCYLSGCGNFIRESDNITWKLECKCCNNISESNINSNTYILEEYDHLLKPYFSLLSSSFVSVRLEISKNIISFSNHIMSFNDNEVARVWFSYIEDENSIIRSNIGTAIKRLLLNKINIVSKFTMSIENDIPDCLDEFAESLINTIACALTKALTNSNHALHDTLLVTARNCACIPLHIIERQILNILFVSILHSTSSPAAIAFATTAYHDIAKFLNVSPKMLYVRYKKHFLKLLMQCAVYNFIHYSYNMATSVHRIAKCIGYEGSRQLXRKDGHYAVCFLLSFIIDVPNAKTLLHDIAELISMDERQMLKEYFPYICSYAFLNMPLATATECLRLVSRITQMNLSLLTRQSFMGIFEELMLNFHESPEKIVGLLKIISEYDNNSEKNYIMQKGIVRILFDLRLHGILVNFDIKLGLKSDEHTQQSTLASLAALMRCMGARYLTPLRYKILATLRTSLGFKRPGFGPLVCDAWNAFVHNIAIKELGPLLPTIYVSLISLLNVHREKIIAMLKFLVIKCNEENPDHIAELFFIDDIEVSIEISSIIKARILQTKPKGFEANLKLWLKRITHETDEIIVRALMYLQKFLAENRSQLNEMILSETNIHPLIVDLLHTLLIGCQHKDEAVRLLYGECLGELGAIEPSLLPRRIISRVDSKXIPDMNEEFACAILFEHARAFQIQKSSQSMDCFSLAIQEILKTYDISPQGKNSDLWNNLPLTMKQIITPFLTSHYKIATISDDKTFSHPIYGSEAGSSVENWAYNWLCNMFSNIHDETLTNVLRACKLALKRDIKILTFCLPHVVSYIITNGSEQEHAKIREEMLTIIDVRKKPILDSELSCHRPLKHGHSVKADDTRISEETRRTRCAQIIFSVLDHLQRWLWEQRLVRNYKYDALKNFCETLNALVVAEGCYQFREYHRALMYLEQHMASSNKGLSEALEGGLLAKIYAQLDEPDGISGILATQDHTPTVQQLVLAHEVNGQLQDAATCYTCYERLAQKKSSKHIYLQGMIQCYLGLDQPFTAKHITEGVLHSRPELESLIIEHEPFWRLAQFTRLDDTSQKNIKHVLLEDLRKGIKPDLSSLKRSLTSLLEDASRPGAYQQSYSYIIEVRLIKFTLLHILNEFDKAVATMLTDIGQVPMIFDEWEKRGQLIRASRGVEFVXSMRRATLDLAVQLQKEIENRENSVLKEEIGKIWLKSAKIARKSGLHQQAYMYILSASDSCPRQQLYIEQAQLYWQKGCQEDAFITLKRCFSSCFQPAVFYKXLSAEECLEERKQCAKAKLLYAKYNDETVNVDTDANIINYKEAIEVWREWEKSLLFCAQYYESVIDRMTDEEKDSMGRDLQVHTMNYYGKSLQYGCKYIHQSMPRMLTIWLDFASRATSRSNNFMNQEQDKFRQDALLKMSKIMEVYQERLPIFMWLTAFSQLVSRICHPSIEVQKTICTILVKLIHAYPQHSLWMMASVINSSYPARQKRCQEILVISNLKTPEMIKLITDFHKLWERLIELSNKAIPDAVMNTTISFLSRNLPRLLANKEFSSIMIPTTKFRQLHLPYKGMSLENRSVFSSNWIHISGIEDNVVVMPSLQRPRRITLKGSDGXEYLFMCKPKDDLRRDFRLMEFNDIVNKYLQNDPESRQRRLYIRTYSVVPLNEECGLVEWVPNLVGFRPIIISLYKERSIAISNRELRSMLCTLKDPLEKKRKVFLEQLLPRHPSVLGDWFRLTFPDPYGWYEARTAYIRTAAVMSMVGYILGLGDRHGENILFDSKCGDCVHVDFNCLFNRGELFEWPERIPFRLTHNMVDAMGPLKIEGPFRRACEITMRVLRQQSSTLLSVLTPFVYDPLVSWNKNHIGEGGEKTNEKAVEHIKNIKQRLKGLIRYHGKKLENIALNLSVEGQTNHLILEATNVDNLCQMYFGWGAYM